A single Nisaea sp. DNA region contains:
- the mreC gene encoding rod shape-determining protein MreC, with protein sequence MGRRPASFSRVAQPVRTLWQRFAFTALVLAAFGLMLLGKADIVMVKRLQIAAVDAVAPILEALSHPAAAVSKGVETALSLRDLHAENELLREENSRLKQWQHVAHLLESENKALKRLTHHVGPPPVSYISARVIAEAGGPFVRSALLNAGRQSGVRRGQGVVSEDGLAGTVVEVGELHARMLLVTDLNAQIPVLIGAAREPGILVGDNTNHPRILYLPQNNRVSPGDLVISSGHGGMLPAGLPVGTVSSVSESGIRVKPVVDWTHLEFVRIVDYLMQGVIPGPMDPPPFTVLAPDPEPTLVERLGVTRGKTDR encoded by the coding sequence ATGGGGCGTAGACCGGCATCATTTTCCCGTGTCGCCCAGCCTGTGCGAACCCTTTGGCAGCGCTTTGCCTTCACTGCACTTGTTTTGGCGGCTTTCGGTCTGATGCTGCTCGGCAAGGCCGACATCGTTATGGTCAAGCGATTGCAGATCGCTGCAGTTGATGCTGTCGCGCCTATTCTCGAAGCCCTCTCGCACCCCGCCGCAGCTGTTTCCAAAGGCGTGGAAACAGCGCTCTCTCTGCGGGACCTGCATGCGGAGAATGAGCTGCTGCGTGAAGAGAACAGCCGCCTGAAACAATGGCAGCATGTCGCGCATCTGCTGGAATCCGAGAACAAGGCCCTGAAGCGTCTGACGCATCATGTCGGGCCACCGCCGGTCAGCTATATTTCCGCCCGTGTGATAGCGGAGGCCGGTGGCCCGTTCGTGCGTAGCGCCCTATTGAACGCGGGGCGCCAGAGCGGTGTCCGGCGCGGCCAGGGCGTGGTCTCGGAAGACGGGCTTGCAGGAACCGTCGTCGAAGTCGGCGAGCTGCATGCACGTATGCTTCTGGTGACGGACTTGAACGCCCAGATCCCGGTCCTGATCGGCGCTGCGCGGGAGCCGGGTATTCTGGTCGGGGACAATACAAACCATCCGCGCATTCTGTATCTGCCGCAGAATAACCGGGTCTCTCCGGGGGATCTGGTGATCAGCTCCGGACATGGCGGGATGTTGCCAGCCGGTTTGCCGGTCGGCACCGTTTCCTCGGTCTCGGAATCAGGGATCCGCGTCAAGCCCGTGGTCGACTGGACCCATCTCGAGTTTGTCCGCATCGTCGATTACCTGATGCAAGGCGTGATCCCCGGCCCGATGGACCCGCCGCCTTTTACCGTGTTGGCTCCGGACCCTGAACCGACCCTGGTTGAACGGCTCGGTGTGACCCGCGGGAAGACTGATAGATGA
- the mreD gene encoding rod shape-determining protein MreD: MKTSFVQRMDLWARHLMPAATMLLLVLVSAVPLGIPGYAQVSPAFTLMAVFYWAVYRPDLTPPSVVFLTGLAEDLVHGYPLGLTAIIFLAVYGVATTQRQTFLTKPFFIAWGGFVIISFGAFLLDWMLMSLFSLAWIIPDTVLARFGLTVALFPAMAWLFVRIHRYLVR, from the coding sequence ATGAAGACGAGTTTCGTCCAAAGAATGGATCTTTGGGCGCGCCATCTGATGCCTGCCGCGACGATGTTGCTGCTGGTGCTTGTGAGCGCGGTGCCGCTCGGCATTCCAGGATACGCGCAGGTCTCGCCCGCCTTTACGCTGATGGCCGTGTTCTATTGGGCTGTCTACCGGCCGGATCTGACACCGCCTTCCGTGGTTTTCCTGACCGGTCTGGCCGAGGATCTGGTGCATGGCTATCCGCTCGGCCTGACGGCCATCATCTTTCTCGCCGTCTATGGTGTAGCCACGACCCAGCGTCAGACATTCCTGACCAAACCCTTCTTCATTGCATGGGGCGGGTTCGTCATCATTTCCTTCGGTGCGTTCCTGCTGGACTGGATGTTGATGTCGCTGTTTTCGCTGGCATGGATCATCCCGGACACGGTACTGGCCCGCTTTGGGCTGACGGTCGCGCTTTTCCCGGCCATGGCTTGGCTCTTCGTTCGCATTCACCGCTATCTGGTGCGATAA
- the mrdA gene encoding penicillin-binding protein 2 has protein sequence MKNPKDQDTKRAFTRRSLILGAGQLGLVGALGARLYYLQVVEADRYRTLSEENQFNLELLPPTRGLILDRNGVLVASNEDNFRVDLVPEQTSDVRATIDALRQVVHVDDWDVKRVLKEISRKRSFVPVTVVENLTREDISRVAVNAPYLPGIRIEEGRSRVYPFGSKAVNITGYVAAVSDTELTGDPVLELPDFRIGKSGIEKLYDQEMRGSAGRRQVEVNALGRIIRKLPGDEGQPGKNVHLTLDMGLQIFAHERLERGSSERVPIADIRVQEAIARSGVPKRYLENDDGTVFLDKGGDIVQGESGAAIVMDVHTGEVLTIASTPGFDPNNFNKGLSARDWENLLSNPRHPLTNKAIAGTYPPGSTFKMIVALAALEAGVIGPETEVYCNGHTDLGNARFHCWKRWGHGKMDVMDALEQSCDVYFYEAAKRVGIDRISEMARRFGLGETLEIELPGERNGLIPTREWKLAVRGERWQKGETLITGIGQGFVLVTPLQLAVMTARLVNGGYAVKPTLIRREEGDEQIPKMNVSRGNLAYVLEGMRRVVNGAHGSARSAKIPESGVEVGGKTGTAQVRRITKAERLTGVIKNEDLPWRERDHGLFVGYAPAEAPRYAVAVVLEHGGGSKYAVPIARDILARAMEADGFEASEAEPVEILPQAQPETDQG, from the coding sequence ATGAAGAACCCAAAGGATCAGGATACCAAGCGGGCCTTCACCCGGCGCTCGCTGATACTCGGTGCGGGGCAGCTCGGTCTGGTCGGAGCGCTTGGCGCGCGGCTCTACTATCTGCAAGTGGTGGAAGCGGACCGATACCGGACGCTCTCCGAGGAAAACCAGTTCAATCTCGAGCTGCTGCCGCCGACCCGCGGGCTGATCCTGGACCGGAACGGGGTTCTGGTTGCCTCGAACGAGGACAATTTCCGCGTCGATCTCGTACCGGAACAGACCAGCGATGTGCGCGCGACGATCGATGCGTTGCGCCAGGTCGTCCATGTGGACGATTGGGACGTGAAACGGGTCCTCAAGGAGATCTCCCGAAAGCGCAGTTTCGTGCCGGTAACGGTGGTGGAAAACCTGACCCGGGAAGATATCAGCCGGGTTGCGGTGAACGCACCCTATCTGCCCGGCATCCGGATCGAGGAGGGGCGCTCCCGGGTTTATCCCTTTGGCTCCAAGGCGGTGAATATTACCGGCTATGTGGCGGCGGTTTCGGACACGGAACTGACCGGCGATCCGGTCCTTGAGCTGCCGGACTTCCGGATCGGCAAGAGCGGTATTGAAAAGCTCTACGATCAGGAAATGCGCGGCTCCGCGGGCCGTCGTCAGGTCGAGGTCAACGCGCTCGGCCGGATCATCCGGAAACTTCCGGGCGACGAGGGGCAACCGGGCAAGAACGTTCATCTCACCCTCGACATGGGCCTTCAGATCTTCGCCCACGAACGCCTTGAGCGCGGCAGCTCGGAGCGGGTTCCCATCGCGGATATCCGCGTGCAGGAAGCCATCGCGCGCTCCGGTGTGCCGAAGCGCTATCTGGAGAATGACGACGGGACGGTGTTCCTCGACAAAGGGGGCGACATCGTGCAGGGCGAAAGCGGTGCCGCCATTGTCATGGATGTGCATACCGGTGAGGTTCTGACCATCGCCTCGACGCCGGGGTTCGATCCGAACAACTTTAACAAGGGGCTGAGTGCCCGCGACTGGGAGAACCTGCTTTCCAATCCGCGCCACCCTCTGACCAACAAGGCGATTGCCGGGACATACCCGCCGGGCTCGACCTTCAAGATGATTGTGGCGCTTGCTGCGCTTGAAGCCGGTGTGATCGGGCCGGAGACGGAGGTTTACTGCAACGGCCATACGGATCTCGGCAATGCCCGCTTCCACTGCTGGAAGCGCTGGGGTCACGGCAAGATGGACGTCATGGATGCGCTTGAGCAGAGCTGCGACGTTTATTTCTATGAGGCGGCGAAGCGGGTTGGTATCGACCGGATCTCCGAAATGGCCCGCCGTTTCGGCCTTGGCGAGACACTCGAGATCGAGCTGCCGGGCGAGCGCAATGGCCTGATCCCGACCCGGGAATGGAAACTCGCCGTGCGTGGCGAGCGCTGGCAGAAGGGCGAGACTCTGATCACAGGCATTGGCCAGGGCTTCGTTCTGGTGACGCCGCTGCAGCTCGCAGTTATGACCGCGCGGCTGGTCAATGGCGGCTATGCGGTGAAACCAACTCTGATCCGGCGCGAAGAAGGCGACGAGCAAATCCCGAAAATGAATGTCTCGCGCGGCAATCTTGCCTATGTGCTTGAAGGCATGCGGCGGGTGGTCAATGGAGCGCACGGCTCGGCGCGCAGCGCTAAAATCCCGGAGTCCGGCGTCGAGGTTGGCGGCAAAACCGGGACCGCACAGGTCCGGCGGATCACCAAGGCGGAGCGTTTGACGGGTGTGATCAAGAACGAAGACCTGCCCTGGCGTGAGCGGGATCATGGATTGTTTGTCGGTTACGCGCCGGCTGAGGCGCCACGCTACGCGGTTGCGGTCGTGCTGGAGCATGGTGGCGGCAGCAAATACGCGGTGCCGATTGCCCGGGACATTCTCGCCCGTGCCATGGAAGCCGACGGGTTCGAAGCATCCGAGGCAGAACCAGTCGAGATCCTGCCACAAGCTCAACCTGAAACGGATCAGGGTTAG
- the rodA gene encoding rod shape-determining protein RodA, with translation MHSNSLNRPELTLGIKLQQINWGLILLLTLIASVGFAMLYSAANGSWTPWAMRQAIRFGIGLVITLGIALIDIRFLMRWSYAFYFLSLGLLGVVEIAGEIGMGAQRWIDLGVFRLQPSELMKLALVLALARYFHRQTFEEVGRIRSLFIPLVLVFAPAILVLRQPDLGTAGMIILGGGAIFFLAGVRIWKFVTVLVLGLSAIPIGWQFLHNYQKNRILTFINPENDPLGAGYHILQSKIALGSGGLFGKGFLQGSQSHLNFLPEKQTDFIFTMLAEELGLAGALFLLLLYVLALGYGFAIALRCSSQFGRLLALGTTTTLFLYMFINIAMVMGLIPVVGVPLPLISYGGTAMLTAMIGFGLIINCYVHRDIEIGRQGFEDED, from the coding sequence ATGCATTCAAACTCTCTCAACCGGCCGGAACTGACGCTCGGCATCAAGCTGCAGCAGATCAACTGGGGGCTTATCCTGCTCCTGACGCTGATCGCCTCTGTCGGTTTCGCCATGCTTTATTCGGCAGCTAATGGCAGCTGGACGCCATGGGCCATGCGCCAGGCTATCCGGTTCGGTATTGGCCTGGTGATCACGCTCGGCATTGCGCTGATTGATATCCGCTTCCTGATGCGTTGGTCCTATGCCTTCTATTTCCTGTCTCTCGGCCTCTTGGGAGTTGTCGAGATCGCCGGTGAGATAGGCATGGGCGCGCAGCGCTGGATCGATCTTGGTGTCTTTCGGTTGCAGCCGTCGGAGTTGATGAAGCTGGCGCTGGTACTTGCTTTGGCGCGGTATTTCCACCGTCAGACCTTCGAGGAGGTTGGGCGCATCCGCAGCCTGTTCATACCGCTGGTTCTGGTCTTTGCACCGGCGATCCTGGTTCTTCGCCAGCCCGATCTGGGCACGGCAGGCATGATCATCCTTGGCGGTGGAGCCATCTTCTTCCTTGCCGGTGTGCGGATCTGGAAATTCGTCACCGTTCTCGTGCTTGGCTTGTCCGCTATCCCCATCGGCTGGCAATTCTTGCATAACTATCAGAAGAACCGGATTCTGACCTTCATCAATCCGGAGAACGATCCTCTCGGCGCCGGGTATCACATCCTGCAGTCCAAGATCGCGCTTGGCTCAGGGGGACTCTTCGGCAAGGGATTTCTGCAAGGCTCCCAAAGCCATCTGAACTTCCTGCCGGAAAAGCAGACCGATTTTATCTTCACCATGCTGGCCGAAGAGCTGGGGCTGGCGGGAGCGTTGTTTCTGCTGCTGCTCTATGTTCTGGCACTTGGGTATGGCTTTGCCATAGCGCTGCGCTGCTCCAGCCAGTTCGGCCGCCTTTTGGCGCTCGGAACAACCACGACATTGTTCCTCTATATGTTCATCAATATTGCCATGGTGATGGGATTGATCCCGGTAGTTGGCGTGCCGTTGCCGCTGATCTCATACGGTGGGACAGCGATGCTGACGGCGATGATCGGCTTTGGTCTGATCATCAATTGCTACGTTCATCGTGACATCGAGATCGGCCGGCAAGGTTTCGAAGACGAAGACTGA
- a CDS encoding PAS domain-containing protein, whose translation MSVDEKQFERVRSPLLREAFKLWNSKRGNRRMAKRADFDPLEMPRLLSSIILIDVENDGARLRIRLVGTKIVDMYGSDYTGKYLDEIDFGDVRNKVLKEYHLPISEKRPVFSDHDFRKLNDYHHTIERAIFPLSDDDNTVNKLIAFLDFERVQEP comes from the coding sequence TTGAGTGTCGATGAAAAACAGTTCGAGAGAGTGAGATCACCGCTTCTTCGCGAGGCATTTAAGCTCTGGAACAGTAAGCGCGGTAATCGCCGGATGGCCAAACGGGCCGATTTCGACCCGTTGGAGATGCCTCGATTGCTCTCCTCCATCATCCTCATTGATGTCGAAAACGACGGTGCACGGTTAAGAATTCGTCTTGTCGGAACGAAAATCGTCGATATGTATGGAAGTGATTATACTGGAAAATATTTGGACGAAATTGATTTTGGAGATGTCAGAAACAAGGTTCTGAAAGAGTACCACCTTCCTATTTCTGAAAAGCGCCCGGTTTTTTCGGATCATGACTTCCGAAAACTAAATGACTACCATCATACTATTGAACGGGCCATTTTCCCGCTTTCAGATGACGACAATACCGTTAACAAGCTCATTGCATTTCTTGATTTCGAAAGAGTTCAAGAGCCTTAG
- a CDS encoding cytochrome c — protein MQKIKTILTAFGFSAALLVAAPVFADGHLEKAIEARQAVMKLYSFNLGQLGAMAKGSVAYDATAASAAANNLAALAALDQGMMWPKGSDATAMPDKTRAMAEIWATYPEINGKSKALADASMAMAKVAGDGLPALQGALGDVGKSCGGCHKPFRAPK, from the coding sequence ATGCAAAAAATCAAAACAATACTGACTGCCTTTGGCTTTTCCGCCGCACTCCTTGTGGCGGCTCCGGTATTCGCGGACGGCCATCTGGAAAAAGCCATCGAGGCGCGCCAGGCGGTCATGAAGCTCTATTCCTTCAATCTGGGCCAGCTTGGAGCGATGGCGAAAGGCAGCGTGGCATATGACGCAACGGCAGCCAGTGCCGCTGCCAATAACCTCGCCGCACTTGCCGCGCTGGATCAGGGGATGATGTGGCCAAAAGGCTCGGACGCGACGGCGATGCCCGACAAGACGCGCGCCATGGCGGAAATCTGGGCGACCTATCCAGAGATAAACGGCAAGAGCAAAGCGCTCGCCGATGCATCAATGGCGATGGCCAAGGTTGCTGGTGACGGGTTGCCGGCCCTGCAGGGGGCTCTCGGTGATGTCGGAAAATCATGCGGCGGCTGTCACAAACCTTTCCGTGCGCCTAAATAA
- a CDS encoding cytochrome c, with the protein MTGGMRRALLGVVALAAAGAVAGWVLTAPETVPQGSVPADGGDAERGQAIFTIGGCVSCHAADGAKGEQKLILAGGRSFVTAFGIFYAPNISPDPEAGIGGWRSVDFVNAMKHGVSPDDNHYYPAFPYTSYARMKTEDLLDLWAYMKSLPASEKANTPHAVGFPFSVRRGLGLWKQLYLDPAPVVEVSADLERGRYLVEGPGHCGECHTPRSVIGGLDLSRWLAGGPNPDGKGSIPNLTPAGGDIAAWSEADIAEYLKSGFTPDFDTVGGSMTEVVENTGLLSDEDRRAIARYLKAIPPIGAPK; encoded by the coding sequence ATGACAGGTGGGATGCGCCGCGCATTGCTCGGGGTTGTGGCTCTTGCCGCCGCTGGAGCGGTTGCCGGATGGGTTCTGACGGCGCCTGAAACGGTTCCGCAAGGCAGCGTGCCTGCTGACGGCGGTGATGCTGAACGTGGCCAGGCGATTTTCACCATCGGCGGCTGCGTCTCCTGTCATGCGGCGGACGGTGCCAAGGGGGAGCAGAAGCTAATCCTCGCGGGAGGCCGGTCTTTCGTCACCGCATTCGGCATTTTCTATGCCCCGAACATTTCCCCGGATCCCGAAGCCGGCATCGGGGGCTGGCGTAGTGTCGATTTCGTTAATGCCATGAAGCATGGTGTTTCGCCGGACGACAATCATTACTACCCAGCTTTTCCCTACACTTCTTACGCCCGGATGAAGACCGAGGATCTACTGGATCTCTGGGCCTACATGAAGTCGCTGCCCGCGAGTGAGAAAGCGAACACGCCGCATGCAGTCGGCTTCCCGTTTTCGGTCCGGCGCGGTCTCGGGCTCTGGAAACAGCTCTACCTCGATCCGGCTCCGGTGGTGGAGGTCAGCGCAGACCTGGAGAGAGGGCGCTATCTGGTTGAAGGGCCGGGCCATTGCGGGGAATGCCATACACCGCGTTCCGTCATTGGCGGCCTTGATCTTTCGCGCTGGTTGGCTGGTGGCCCCAATCCGGACGGGAAAGGCTCTATCCCGAACCTGACCCCGGCTGGCGGCGATATTGCCGCCTGGTCGGAAGCCGATATCGCGGAGTATCTGAAATCCGGTTTTACACCGGATTTCGATACGGTCGGTGGTTCCATGACAGAGGTGGTGGAGAATACGGGCCTGCTGAGCGACGAGGATCGCCGTGCCATTGCCCGCTACCTCAAGGCTATTCCGCCGATTGGTGCGCCGAAATAA
- a CDS encoding methyl-accepting chemotaxis protein: MFSSLSIRKKIIGVCLVTLPLPIVALVYAVFSMNLIGIELKEIAEEDMPITRQLTKVTVLQLEQAIHFEKAMRFSGIQKKDADLSAVLAKEIKKFEEQSKSADALFLDLERRLEHAIEVSSSHGATETVEEFSSVAEQVKEAKRLHADYEVQAKGAFKAHEAGDMDAATNFAEKAEALETTLDHKMEEILSEIGEFTQRSLYAAEEHEQQSLKIIVALACLGLVGGLASGAAIGNAVAGPIVKLTSAMARLSTGDYSVDVPARGRRDEIGSMAEAVSVFKEASIELEQMTESRQQEQEEQQRRLQEEMLTLSNKLEEELKTAVNSIAEEMEQMRQRSETMNRSAENVRQESMAVAAASEEATVNVNTVAAASQEMAQSIQEISRQVGASTDIAREATTEIEKTNATVEGLASAAEKIGAVVNMITDIAEQTNLLALNATIEAARAGEAGKGFAVVASEVKSLANQTGSATEDIAGQVQSIQSITSDAVQAMRAIGETVVRINEISEQITVAIEQQTDTTNEITQNVQEAAMGTQEVSGKITGVAASAEENGTMSQEISASATTITNKMQELQTRLTAIVRESAAGNRREAERKTLMEASRFRVGEDWYHCVIHNISETGLEIGTDEKIPEGTTIEVDLTGLGRVQARVVRQRKRVKGFGAEFIELDESIRDTIRAWDQAALAA; this comes from the coding sequence ATGTTTTCCAGTCTCTCGATCCGGAAGAAAATCATTGGCGTATGTCTGGTCACTCTCCCTCTCCCGATAGTGGCTTTGGTCTATGCCGTATTCTCGATGAATTTGATCGGCATTGAGCTCAAGGAAATCGCAGAAGAAGACATGCCGATCACACGGCAATTGACCAAGGTGACCGTCTTGCAGCTTGAGCAAGCCATTCATTTTGAGAAAGCCATGCGATTTTCCGGCATTCAGAAGAAGGATGCCGACCTCAGCGCGGTGCTCGCCAAGGAAATCAAAAAATTCGAAGAACAAAGCAAGAGTGCGGATGCGCTGTTTCTGGACCTTGAACGCAGACTGGAGCATGCAATTGAGGTGAGTTCCTCCCACGGGGCGACCGAAACCGTTGAGGAATTTTCCTCGGTCGCGGAACAAGTCAAAGAGGCAAAGCGTCTCCACGCTGATTACGAGGTTCAGGCGAAAGGCGCATTCAAAGCCCATGAAGCGGGTGATATGGACGCGGCAACCAACTTTGCTGAAAAAGCGGAGGCATTGGAAACCACTCTCGATCACAAGATGGAAGAGATCCTGAGTGAAATCGGGGAATTTACGCAGCGCTCTCTCTATGCAGCTGAAGAGCACGAACAGCAAAGCTTGAAGATCATTGTCGCTCTGGCCTGCCTGGGTCTGGTCGGCGGGCTTGCCAGCGGTGCGGCAATCGGCAATGCGGTCGCCGGACCGATCGTCAAGCTGACCTCTGCCATGGCCCGGCTCTCCACCGGCGACTACAGCGTGGACGTGCCTGCGCGCGGCCGCAGAGACGAGATTGGCAGCATGGCGGAAGCCGTTTCGGTCTTCAAGGAAGCCAGCATCGAGCTCGAGCAGATGACAGAGTCCCGTCAGCAGGAGCAGGAAGAACAGCAACGCCGCCTGCAGGAAGAGATGCTGACGCTTAGTAACAAGCTGGAAGAGGAACTGAAAACCGCCGTCAACTCCATCGCCGAAGAGATGGAACAGATGCGCCAGCGCTCGGAAACCATGAACCGGTCGGCGGAAAACGTGAGACAGGAAAGCATGGCCGTCGCGGCCGCGTCGGAAGAAGCGACCGTGAACGTTAATACCGTGGCCGCGGCATCCCAGGAGATGGCGCAGTCAATTCAGGAAATCAGCCGACAGGTCGGTGCATCGACCGACATCGCCAGGGAAGCGACAACCGAGATCGAGAAAACCAACGCAACGGTCGAAGGGCTTGCAAGCGCGGCCGAAAAGATCGGCGCCGTGGTCAACATGATCACGGACATCGCCGAGCAGACCAACCTTCTGGCTCTCAATGCAACAATCGAGGCCGCACGTGCCGGCGAAGCGGGCAAGGGGTTTGCGGTTGTAGCATCTGAAGTAAAATCCCTCGCCAACCAGACCGGCAGCGCGACGGAAGATATCGCGGGGCAGGTCCAGAGCATCCAGAGCATTACCAGCGACGCGGTCCAGGCAATGCGCGCGATTGGCGAGACCGTGGTGCGGATCAACGAGATCTCGGAACAGATCACGGTCGCAATCGAGCAACAGACCGACACCACCAATGAAATTACCCAGAATGTCCAGGAAGCGGCCATGGGCACCCAGGAAGTCTCGGGAAAAATCACTGGCGTCGCCGCATCGGCTGAGGAAAACGGCACCATGTCCCAGGAGATTAGTGCCTCAGCGACCACGATCACAAACAAGATGCAGGAGCTACAGACCAGGCTGACGGCTATCGTCCGGGAATCCGCGGCAGGCAACCGGCGTGAAGCGGAGCGTAAAACGCTCATGGAAGCGTCCAGGTTCCGCGTCGGCGAAGACTGGTATCATTGTGTCATCCACAACATCTCGGAAACCGGCCTCGAAATCGGGACCGATGAAAAGATCCCGGAAGGCACGACAATCGAGGTTGACCTGACCGGTCTTGGCAGGGTTCAGGCCCGGGTCGTGAGGCAACGCAAACGTGTCAAAGGGTTCGGCGCTGAGTTTATCGAGCTCGACGAAAGCATCCGGGATACCATCCGCGCATGGGACCAAGCGGCACTCGCCGCCTGA
- a CDS encoding M20 aminoacylase family protein: MPIKNRIAEFEGEMCEWRHDFHMHPELCYEETRTAGIVAEKLRSWGIETHEGIGKTGVVGVIRGNGSGTGSIGIRADMDALPMQEVSNPEYKSTVPGKMHACGHDGHTSTLLGAAKYLAETRNFDGTVNLFFQPAEEGGAGARAMIEDGLFDRFPTDTVYGLHNMPQLPKNTFGIRKGPLMAGADSVTITIKARGGHAAMPHLAIDPIAIGTQIYQAAQTFVSRSINPFDTAVVSITQFHAGTANNVIPGEAMLNASVRTMTKEVQALIKEKFQKLCDGLALANGIEIECEYREGYPVTSNHDEQVERIISAAASVVGMEAVDPETEALMGSEDFSFMLEERPGAYIFLGGGDETHTHSVHHPEYDFNDETLTTGASLWAALVEAELPRAG; this comes from the coding sequence ATGCCGATCAAGAACCGTATCGCCGAATTCGAAGGTGAAATGTGCGAATGGCGCCATGATTTTCATATGCACCCGGAGCTCTGCTACGAGGAAACACGGACGGCCGGAATTGTTGCTGAAAAGCTGCGTTCCTGGGGCATAGAGACCCATGAAGGTATCGGTAAAACCGGTGTGGTCGGAGTGATCAGGGGAAATGGCTCCGGCACTGGTTCCATCGGCATCCGGGCGGATATGGACGCCCTGCCGATGCAGGAAGTATCGAACCCGGAATACAAGTCGACTGTTCCCGGCAAGATGCATGCCTGCGGTCATGACGGCCATACGTCCACGCTGCTCGGTGCGGCAAAATATCTGGCGGAAACCCGGAACTTCGATGGCACCGTTAACCTGTTCTTCCAGCCTGCTGAAGAAGGGGGCGCCGGGGCCAGGGCGATGATCGAGGACGGCCTGTTCGACCGCTTCCCGACCGATACGGTTTACGGTCTGCACAACATGCCGCAGCTTCCGAAGAATACCTTCGGTATCCGCAAGGGGCCGCTGATGGCCGGTGCCGATAGCGTCACCATCACCATCAAGGCGCGGGGCGGTCATGCCGCCATGCCGCATCTGGCAATCGACCCGATTGCCATCGGCACGCAGATCTATCAGGCGGCGCAGACATTCGTGTCCCGCTCGATCAATCCGTTCGATACCGCCGTGGTCAGCATCACCCAGTTCCATGCCGGAACCGCGAATAACGTCATTCCGGGCGAGGCCATGCTGAACGCTTCTGTCCGCACCATGACCAAAGAGGTGCAGGCGTTGATCAAGGAGAAGTTCCAGAAACTCTGCGACGGTCTCGCACTAGCTAACGGGATCGAGATCGAGTGCGAATATCGCGAAGGCTATCCGGTCACCTCTAACCATGACGAACAGGTCGAGCGGATCATCTCCGCCGCGGCCAGCGTGGTCGGCATGGAGGCAGTCGATCCGGAGACCGAGGCGCTGATGGGCAGCGAGGATTTTTCTTTCATGCTGGAAGAGCGTCCGGGCGCCTATATCTTCCTTGGTGGTGGGGACGAAACCCACACCCACTCGGTGCACCATCCGGAATATGACTTCAACGACGAGACGCTGACCACAGGCGCCAGCCTGTGGGCGGCCTTGGTCGAGGCGGAGCTGCCGCGCGCCGGCTGA
- a CDS encoding PAS domain-containing protein — protein MTSILDKVRSLSVKLVRYEKTAQILHHWIDLSGAEGTGIVPRFDPIAVPSLLPFVYLLQRNGDRLKYRVSGEEVNRLFEQNHTGRYLHEVVPNEIYGEVAPYFFSVFDPCICIFRGRVLLPDREYMSFERVLLPVMRNGEIQLLGTLALSSTTPLRTDMEPSAAPGPGLHFTLIDLESGKVETSKKNLEPLANRYRPPTSLCG, from the coding sequence ATGACCTCAATTTTGGACAAGGTCCGGAGCCTGTCAGTCAAACTGGTCCGCTACGAAAAAACAGCTCAGATTCTACATCACTGGATCGATCTTTCGGGTGCGGAAGGCACAGGAATCGTTCCCCGGTTCGACCCCATCGCGGTTCCAAGCCTTCTGCCCTTTGTCTATCTGCTGCAACGCAACGGCGACCGTTTGAAATACAGGGTATCCGGTGAGGAAGTTAACCGGCTGTTCGAACAGAACCATACCGGCCGCTATCTCCACGAGGTTGTCCCCAACGAAATCTACGGCGAGGTCGCACCCTACTTCTTTAGCGTTTTCGATCCATGCATCTGCATCTTCAGAGGAAGGGTCTTACTGCCGGATCGCGAATACATGTCATTCGAACGGGTATTGCTGCCGGTCATGCGCAACGGCGAAATTCAATTGCTTGGGACACTTGCCCTCAGCTCCACGACACCGCTGCGCACGGACATGGAACCGTCCGCAGCACCGGGCCCGGGTTTACACTTTACGCTCATCGATCTTGAAAGCGGCAAGGTCGAAACCTCTAAAAAGAACCTGGAGCCACTGGCTAACCGCTATAGACCGCCTACCTCTCTGTGCGGATAA